In Arachis stenosperma cultivar V10309 chromosome 1, arast.V10309.gnm1.PFL2, whole genome shotgun sequence, one DNA window encodes the following:
- the LOC130945786 gene encoding syntaxin-22-like: MSFQDIESGHPFGGSRRGLINGKQDPTQAVAAGIFQINTAVSTFQRLVNTLGTPKDTPELREKLHKTRLHIGQLVKDTSAKLKQASDMDHQVEVNPSKKIADAKLAKDFQAVLKEFQKAQRLAAERETAYTPFVPQAVLPSSYTASEVDTSSDTTPEQRALLVESRRQEVLFLDNEIAFNEAIIEEREQGIQEIQQQIGEVNEIFKDLAVLVHEQGAMIDDIGSNIENSHAATAQAKSQLAKASKTQRSNSSLTCLLLVIFGIVLLIVIIVLAA; the protein is encoded by the exons ATGAGCTTTCAGGACATCGAATCTGGCCATCCCTTCGGTGGTTCGAGGCGTGGCCTCATCAATGGGAAGCAAGATCCTACACAAGCGGTGGCAGCCGGCATATTCCAGATCAACACCGCCGTCTCCACCTTCCAGAGGCTCGTCAACACCCTTGGAACCCCCAAAGACACCCCCGAGCTCCGTGAGAAGCT CCACAAGACAAGGCTGCATATTGGGCAGTTGGTGAAGGACACATCAGCCAAGCTAAAGCAAGCTAGTGATATGGATCACCAAGTTGAAGTTAAT CCAAGCAAGAAGATAGCAGATGCCAAACTCGCAAAAGATTTTCAGGCCGTTCTGAAAGAATTTCAGAAGGCACAACGTCTTGCAGCTGAGAGAGAAACAGCATATACTCCTTTTGTTCCACAAGCAGTTCTTCCTTCCAG CTATACAGCTAGTGAAGTAGATACTAGTTCTGATACGACTCCAGAACAGCGTGCCCTTCTTGTGGAATCCAGGAg GCAGGAGGTTTTATTCTTAGATAATGAGATTGCCTTCAATGAGGCTATCATTGAGGAAAGGGAGCAAGGCATTCAAGAAATACAGCAGCAAATCGGCGAGGTTAATGAGATTTTCAAAGATCTTGCTGTGCTCGTCCATGAGCAAGGAGCCATGATTG ATGACATTGGCTCCAACATTGAGAATTCTCATGCTGCAACTGCACAAGCAAAATCTCAACTTGCCAAAGCTTCAAAAACCCAAAGATCAAATTCGTCTTTG ACATGTTTGCTTTTGGTGATATTTGGGATTGTGCTTCTCATCGTCATTATAGTTCTGGCCGCCTAG